From a single Mycolicibacterium mengxianglii genomic region:
- a CDS encoding ABC transporter substrate-binding protein: protein MRITQWPIQGPSSRRTRPRAYSAFLALLAALALVLSGCAGSGGPEQAEATGTGEVPTDISGTVRILMENVPDTDIVSSMVADFNADYPDVKVDIETLTFDQMRDKLVSSFQSSTPTYDLIVVDNPWMVDFANADFLQPLDARIDSTPDYDAGDFFKPLTDITEVDGVRYAVPFYNYALGYLYNADDLAAANQQVPTTLDELVSTSKALKTPEHAGIAMQPQRGYKIFEEWGNWLFAAGGSIYDADGNVTLNTPEAKQALEAYIDTYQNAAPANSLSWGMDEAQRSLAANQSASMINYNWQLPALNEPGSSPSAGKFKLAPMPGGKQVLGSWNWAIPANSGASDAAWAFASWITAKPQDVIRTQKGGAAIRQSTLADPAVLDGGFGADYYKTVEELLADSAPLTHGPSGEEMIQAVGTELSEAVAGTKSVEDALAAAQAAAEKIQG from the coding sequence ATGAGAATCACGCAGTGGCCGATTCAAGGGCCCTCTTCACGGCGGACGCGGCCACGCGCCTACTCCGCCTTCCTGGCCCTGTTGGCGGCCCTCGCCCTGGTCCTTTCCGGATGCGCCGGCAGCGGCGGGCCCGAGCAGGCCGAAGCGACCGGGACCGGCGAAGTGCCCACCGACATCTCAGGCACCGTTCGTATCCTGATGGAGAATGTTCCGGACACCGACATCGTGTCGTCGATGGTGGCCGACTTCAACGCCGACTACCCCGACGTCAAGGTCGACATCGAAACGCTGACCTTCGACCAGATGCGCGACAAGCTGGTCTCGTCGTTCCAGTCGTCCACGCCCACCTACGACCTGATCGTCGTCGACAACCCGTGGATGGTCGACTTCGCCAACGCTGACTTCCTGCAGCCGCTGGACGCCCGCATCGACAGCACCCCGGACTACGACGCCGGCGACTTCTTCAAGCCCCTGACCGACATCACAGAAGTCGACGGGGTCCGCTACGCGGTGCCGTTCTACAACTACGCGCTGGGCTACCTCTACAACGCCGACGACCTGGCCGCGGCCAACCAGCAGGTGCCCACCACGCTGGACGAGCTGGTGAGCACCAGCAAGGCGCTCAAGACGCCCGAGCACGCGGGTATCGCGATGCAGCCGCAGCGCGGCTACAAGATCTTCGAAGAGTGGGGCAACTGGTTGTTCGCCGCAGGCGGATCGATCTACGACGCCGACGGCAACGTCACCCTGAACACCCCGGAGGCCAAGCAGGCACTCGAGGCCTACATCGACACCTACCAGAATGCCGCACCGGCAAACAGCCTGAGCTGGGGCATGGACGAAGCCCAGCGTTCGTTGGCAGCCAACCAGTCGGCGTCGATGATCAACTACAACTGGCAGCTGCCTGCCCTCAACGAGCCCGGTTCGAGCCCGTCGGCAGGCAAGTTCAAGCTGGCCCCCATGCCGGGCGGCAAGCAGGTGCTGGGCTCCTGGAACTGGGCCATCCCGGCCAACTCGGGTGCCTCCGACGCCGCTTGGGCGTTCGCGTCCTGGATCACCGCCAAGCCCCAGGACGTCATCCGCACCCAAAAGGGTGGCGCCGCGATCCGGCAGAGCACGCTGGCCGACCCGGCGGTGCTCGACGGCGGCTTCGGAGCCGACTACTACAAGACGGTCGAGGAGTTGCTCGCCGACTCCGCTCCCCTGACCCACGGACCCAGCGGTGAGGAGATGATCCAGGCCGTCGGAACCGAGCTCAGCGAGGCAGTCGCCGGGACCAAGAGCGTTGAAGACGCCTTGGCCGCCGCTCAGGCCGCTGCCGAAAAAATCCAGGGCTAG
- a CDS encoding SDR family NAD(P)-dependent oxidoreductase: MTKTVVVTGAGSGIGRAIATRLAQRDWRVVVTDVNAEAADDVARSLPGAGHEAAQLDVTSADSAAAVAADVAGRLGLDAWVSNAGISFMHRFLDAPVERFEQTMDVNLKGVFLCGQAAAREMVKAGTAGAIVNTASMAGKQGRVPFLADYVASKFGVVGLTQAMAYELGEHGITVNCVCPGYVETPMQSRELEWEAELRGTTPDGVRSMMLNDTPLGRLEQPEDVARAVGFLLSEDARFITGEALAVNGGAYMD; this comes from the coding sequence ATGACCAAAACTGTTGTGGTGACCGGCGCAGGCTCCGGCATCGGACGTGCCATCGCGACCAGGCTGGCCCAGCGGGACTGGCGCGTCGTCGTCACCGATGTCAACGCCGAGGCTGCCGACGACGTGGCGCGGTCGCTGCCCGGTGCGGGCCATGAGGCGGCGCAGCTGGACGTCACCTCGGCCGACAGTGCCGCCGCCGTCGCCGCCGATGTCGCCGGCCGCCTCGGGCTCGACGCCTGGGTCAGCAATGCCGGTATCTCGTTCATGCACCGGTTCCTCGATGCCCCCGTGGAGCGTTTCGAGCAGACCATGGACGTCAACCTCAAGGGCGTTTTCCTCTGCGGTCAGGCCGCGGCGCGTGAGATGGTCAAGGCAGGCACCGCCGGCGCGATCGTCAACACCGCGTCCATGGCCGGCAAGCAGGGCCGGGTGCCCTTCCTCGCCGACTACGTGGCCTCGAAGTTCGGCGTTGTCGGCCTGACTCAGGCGATGGCCTACGAGCTCGGCGAACACGGCATCACCGTCAACTGCGTGTGCCCCGGCTACGTCGAGACCCCCATGCAGTCAAGGGAATTGGAGTGGGAAGCCGAACTCCGCGGCACCACCCCCGACGGTGTGCGTTCGATGATGCTCAACGACACGCCGCTGGGCCGTCTCGAGCAGCCCGAGGACGTCGCACGCGCAGTGGGGTTCCTGCTCTCCGAGGACGCCCGCTTCATCACCGGTGAGGCGCTGGCCGTCAACGGCGGCGCCTACATGGACTGA
- a CDS encoding winged helix-turn-helix transcriptional regulator, producing the protein MPVLQGPLLDRDAWSPVGECPIEKTMAVAGQKSAMLIMREAYYGTTRFDDFAKRVGITKAATSARLSELVEAGLLAKRPYREPGQRARDEYVLTQAGVDFMPVVWAMFEWGRNHLPNSGRLKLTHLECGADAHVEIVCEEGHPVPLDELGMRLVAKALPEPA; encoded by the coding sequence ATGCCGGTGCTGCAGGGCCCATTGCTCGACCGAGATGCCTGGTCGCCAGTGGGGGAGTGTCCGATCGAGAAGACCATGGCCGTCGCCGGCCAGAAGTCGGCGATGCTGATCATGCGGGAGGCGTACTACGGCACCACCCGGTTCGACGACTTCGCCAAGCGTGTCGGTATCACGAAGGCGGCTACCTCCGCGCGCCTGAGCGAACTGGTGGAGGCCGGTCTGCTGGCCAAGCGGCCCTACCGGGAGCCCGGACAGCGGGCGCGCGACGAGTACGTGCTCACCCAGGCCGGCGTCGATTTCATGCCGGTGGTCTGGGCGATGTTCGAGTGGGGCCGCAACCATCTGCCCAACAGTGGCCGGCTCAAGCTCACGCACCTGGAGTGCGGCGCCGATGCACACGTCGAAATCGTCTGCGAAGAAGGACATCCCGTCCCGCTCGACGAGCTCGGCATGCGACTGGTCGCCAAGGCCCTCCCGGAGCCTGCTTGA
- a CDS encoding FGGY-family carbohydrate kinase: protein MTNHTIGIDIGTTGTKTVLLDIAGGIVATATRETALHSTGPGFAEADTEQWYRNVIESIREVLATSGVSAADVGAVATSGMVPAVIPVDGAGKPLRHAILQNDARAHREVTELANALSGVDLVTLTGSALTQQSVAPTLVWLREHEPEVYAHAAHWVGSYDWVLSALGAPVHVEQNWALESGLFSIDGDIADAVLSAAALDPATLAPVRRPGTQVGELSRRAAEETGLQAGTALVVGGADHVLSAFAAGVNNPGDALVKLGGAGDILVASDTKVVDERLYLDAHPVPGHWLPNGCMATSGSLIRWFQALIGGPGNVELMALDDEAASRAPAEVLCLPYFLGEKSPIHDPDLRGVFAGLHLGHTRADMYRSVLEAIAFGFRHHVDVFGDIGIPLTRVMITNGGSKSTLWKQIHADVLGLEMLPVRGHPGASLGAAVIAAIGVGALDDWSDAARFITLDSPYVPDPQRRAAYDAAYATWRELGTAMTPISHAIAARTR from the coding sequence ATGACAAACCACACCATAGGCATCGACATCGGCACCACCGGTACCAAGACGGTGCTGCTCGACATCGCGGGTGGCATCGTGGCCACGGCCACCAGAGAGACCGCGCTGCACTCGACGGGACCGGGTTTCGCCGAGGCCGACACCGAGCAGTGGTACCGCAACGTCATCGAATCGATCCGGGAAGTGCTGGCCACCAGTGGGGTGTCTGCGGCCGACGTGGGCGCGGTCGCGACATCGGGAATGGTGCCCGCCGTCATCCCCGTGGACGGTGCGGGTAAACCGTTGCGGCACGCCATCCTTCAGAACGACGCCCGCGCGCACCGCGAGGTCACCGAGCTCGCGAACGCGCTCTCCGGGGTGGACCTGGTGACGCTGACGGGTTCGGCGTTGACCCAACAGTCGGTGGCCCCGACCCTCGTGTGGCTGCGTGAGCACGAACCCGAGGTCTACGCCCACGCCGCGCACTGGGTCGGTTCCTACGACTGGGTGCTCTCGGCGCTGGGCGCACCGGTGCACGTCGAACAGAACTGGGCACTGGAATCGGGGCTGTTCAGCATCGACGGCGACATCGCGGATGCGGTGCTGTCCGCCGCGGCGCTGGACCCGGCCACGCTGGCTCCGGTCCGGCGTCCCGGCACGCAGGTCGGTGAACTCAGCAGGCGCGCCGCCGAGGAAACCGGCCTGCAGGCAGGTACCGCGCTGGTGGTCGGCGGTGCCGACCACGTGCTCTCGGCGTTCGCGGCAGGCGTCAACAATCCCGGTGATGCGCTGGTGAAACTCGGTGGCGCCGGGGACATCCTGGTCGCCAGCGACACCAAGGTCGTCGATGAACGGCTCTACCTCGATGCACATCCGGTGCCGGGCCACTGGCTGCCCAACGGCTGCATGGCCACCAGCGGCAGTTTGATCCGGTGGTTCCAGGCGCTCATCGGCGGCCCAGGAAATGTAGAGCTCATGGCGCTCGACGACGAGGCGGCCTCACGTGCGCCGGCCGAAGTGCTGTGCCTGCCTTACTTCCTCGGCGAGAAGAGCCCGATTCACGATCCCGATCTGCGCGGCGTGTTCGCCGGTCTGCACCTCGGGCACACCAGAGCCGACATGTACCGGTCTGTGCTGGAGGCCATCGCGTTCGGCTTCCGGCATCACGTCGACGTGTTCGGTGACATCGGCATCCCGCTGACCCGGGTGATGATTACCAACGGTGGTTCCAAGTCCACACTGTGGAAGCAGATCCACGCCGACGTGCTCGGTCTCGAGATGCTGCCGGTGCGCGGCCATCCCGGGGCGTCGCTCGGTGCCGCGGTGATCGCCGCCATCGGCGTCGGCGCTCTCGACGACTGGTCGGACGCGGCACGTTTCATCACGCTGGACTCCCCCTACGTCCCGGACCCGCAACGTCGCGCCGCCTACGACGCGGCGTATGCGACGTGGCGCGAACTCGGCACCGCGATGACCCCCATCTCCCACGCAATCGCAGCCAGAACACGATGA
- a CDS encoding HNH endonuclease signature motif containing protein: protein MGASGVADKEAMLAALAQVEVLTAQMNRLSIDGFSPGELLEVQQRREAVSRAQPVLDHKVYQRLRSETTPKSLGATSFKKVLMARLRISGEDAARRLKDAELLGPRIGLTGEPLAPKLPTVARGQAQGLIGRDHIAHIRRFFKKLPSCVDYQARDAAEVDLGRHAFGLDPDGFKQVADRLRYLLNQDGEFTDVDRAAQRYLHYGKQRADGMVPVKGLLTPEAAAAMEALNAKLAAPGMCNPADEFPQVDGEPDAVRAEADTRSQGQRHHDALVAAARALLASGELGQLNGLPATIIVTTTLKELETGAGQGLTAGGTLLPMSDVLRLASHAYHYLVIFDGKGVPLHLGRARRTASAGQRIVLLAKHRGCTAPGCTAPGYRCQVHHANRDWKDGGLTDIEDLTLACGPDNRMVETTGWTTRNRADDGVTEWIPPPELECGQTRINTYHHPDRILAPDDP from the coding sequence ATGGGTGCATCAGGGGTCGCCGACAAGGAGGCGATGCTGGCTGCCCTGGCTCAGGTGGAAGTGTTGACCGCGCAGATGAACCGGCTGTCGATCGACGGGTTCAGCCCGGGTGAGCTGTTGGAGGTGCAGCAGCGCCGCGAGGCGGTGTCGCGGGCGCAGCCGGTGCTCGACCACAAGGTGTATCAACGGTTGCGCAGTGAAACCACCCCGAAGTCGTTGGGTGCCACCAGCTTCAAGAAAGTGCTGATGGCGCGGTTGCGGATCAGCGGTGAGGACGCTGCCCGCCGCCTCAAAGACGCCGAACTGCTGGGTCCGCGGATTGGGCTCACCGGGGAGCCGTTGGCGCCGAAGCTGCCGACGGTGGCCCGGGGCCAGGCCCAAGGTCTGATCGGGCGTGACCACATCGCCCACATCCGCCGGTTTTTCAAGAAGCTGCCGTCGTGTGTCGATTACCAGGCCCGTGACGCTGCTGAGGTGGATCTGGGCCGTCATGCCTTCGGGCTGGATCCTGACGGGTTCAAGCAGGTCGCTGACCGGTTGCGGTATCTGCTCAACCAGGACGGCGAATTCACCGACGTCGACCGGGCGGCGCAACGTTATCTGCACTATGGCAAGCAACGCGCCGACGGGATGGTTCCGGTCAAGGGTCTGCTCACTCCCGAGGCCGCGGCGGCCATGGAGGCGCTCAACGCGAAGCTGGCCGCGCCGGGGATGTGCAATCCTGCCGATGAGTTCCCCCAGGTCGACGGCGAGCCGGATGCGGTCAGGGCCGAGGCCGACACTCGCAGTCAGGGGCAACGCCACCACGATGCGCTGGTGGCGGCCGCGCGGGCGCTGCTGGCGTCGGGGGAGCTGGGCCAGTTGAACGGGTTGCCGGCGACCATCATCGTCACCACCACGTTGAAGGAACTCGAGACCGGCGCCGGGCAGGGGCTGACTGCCGGCGGCACGCTGCTGCCGATGAGTGACGTGCTGCGGTTGGCGTCGCACGCCTACCACTATCTGGTGATTTTCGACGGCAAAGGTGTTCCGCTGCATTTGGGCCGGGCGCGGCGGACGGCCTCTGCGGGGCAGCGGATCGTGTTGTTGGCCAAGCATCGTGGTTGTACCGCGCCGGGGTGCACCGCGCCGGGTTATCGGTGCCAGGTGCACCATGCCAACAGAGACTGGAAAGACGGCGGCCTGACCGACATCGAGGATCTGACGTTGGCGTGCGGTCCGGACAATCGGATGGTGGAGACCACGGGGTGGACCACCCGCAACCGGGCCGATGATGGTGTCACCGAGTGGATCCCGCCGCCGGAGCTGGAGTGCGGACAAACCCGCATCAACACCTACCACCACCCGGACCGCATCCTCGCCCCGGACGATCCGTAG
- a CDS encoding carbohydrate ABC transporter permease produces MTRSTVVTVLRVALLWAAGITVLFPIVWTALASVKTSEQLNDPFLLAFTPTFESWHSVLSSGILAAAGRSALVALVTVGISVVVGSMGAYAIARYRAGGTLTRFGMLAAQVLPPAVLVFPFLTMAYALRLNDTVIPVIFAHLSFVLPVVTWFLIGFFEAVPRSLEEQAQVDGFSRFTAFRLVVLPQVFPGIGAAAIFGFTLSWNDLFYGLILAPGKAAILPVAIAGFNTFRGVQIGSMSAAILIAVVPVVIASFFIQRKLVQGISGGAVKF; encoded by the coding sequence ATGACCCGTTCGACTGTGGTCACGGTGTTGCGGGTGGCGCTGCTGTGGGCAGCGGGCATCACCGTGCTGTTCCCCATCGTCTGGACCGCCCTGGCCAGCGTGAAAACCTCTGAGCAGCTCAACGATCCGTTCCTGCTGGCGTTCACGCCGACCTTCGAGAGCTGGCACAGCGTCCTGAGCTCCGGGATCCTCGCAGCCGCGGGTCGCAGCGCCCTGGTCGCGCTCGTCACCGTCGGCATCAGCGTCGTGGTGGGCAGCATGGGCGCCTACGCCATCGCCCGCTACCGGGCCGGTGGCACCTTGACCCGGTTCGGCATGCTCGCCGCACAGGTCCTGCCGCCGGCGGTCCTGGTGTTCCCGTTCTTGACCATGGCCTATGCGCTGCGGCTCAACGACACGGTGATACCGGTGATCTTCGCCCACCTGAGTTTTGTTCTGCCCGTGGTGACCTGGTTTCTGATCGGCTTCTTCGAGGCCGTCCCCCGCTCGCTGGAGGAACAGGCGCAGGTCGACGGCTTCAGCCGGTTCACCGCATTCCGACTGGTGGTCCTGCCTCAGGTGTTCCCCGGCATCGGCGCCGCGGCGATCTTCGGTTTCACATTGTCGTGGAACGACTTGTTCTACGGACTCATCCTGGCTCCCGGCAAAGCGGCGATCCTGCCGGTGGCCATCGCCGGATTCAACACGTTCCGCGGGGTGCAGATCGGCTCGATGAGCGCCGCGATCCTCATCGCGGTGGTCCCCGTCGTCATCGCAAGTTTCTTCATTCAGCGCAAGTTGGTGCAGGGCATCAGCGGCGGCGCGGTCAAGTTCTAG
- a CDS encoding BtpA/SgcQ family protein → MTTTWLDEVFKVRKPVIAMLHLSALPGDPGYDSKSGITAVVNRARTELEALQSGGVDGVMISNEFSLPYLTKTEPITAITMARIIGELLPDFSVPYGVNVLWDGRASIDLAVATGAKFVREIFTGVYASDFGLWDTNVGEVARHRTRVGGSDVKLLFNIVPESAKYLVDRDLASITRTTVFATLPDAICVSGATAGSPTDLDALQVVKSAAGDVPVFVNTGVRAENVATQLGIADGAVVGTYFKEGGVFENAVQQSRVEELMGAAKQFRATL, encoded by the coding sequence GTGACCACCACCTGGCTCGACGAGGTTTTCAAGGTACGGAAACCCGTCATCGCCATGCTCCACCTCAGCGCGCTGCCCGGCGATCCCGGCTACGACAGCAAGAGCGGCATCACCGCTGTTGTGAACCGTGCGCGTACCGAACTCGAAGCGCTGCAGAGCGGCGGCGTCGACGGCGTGATGATCAGCAACGAGTTCAGCCTGCCGTACCTGACCAAGACCGAGCCGATCACCGCCATCACCATGGCCCGGATCATCGGCGAACTGCTGCCGGACTTCTCGGTGCCCTACGGCGTGAACGTGCTGTGGGACGGCCGGGCCTCGATCGACCTGGCGGTTGCCACCGGTGCGAAATTTGTCCGCGAGATCTTCACCGGTGTGTACGCGAGCGACTTCGGCTTGTGGGACACCAATGTCGGCGAGGTCGCCCGGCACCGGACCCGCGTCGGCGGCTCTGATGTGAAGTTGCTGTTCAACATCGTGCCGGAGTCGGCGAAGTATCTGGTGGACCGTGATCTGGCCTCGATCACCCGCACCACCGTCTTCGCCACCCTGCCGGACGCGATCTGCGTCTCCGGTGCCACCGCCGGTTCGCCGACTGACCTCGACGCGCTCCAGGTCGTCAAGTCCGCCGCCGGCGACGTGCCGGTGTTCGTCAACACCGGAGTACGGGCGGAGAACGTCGCCACCCAGCTCGGCATCGCCGACGGCGCGGTTGTGGGCACCTACTTCAAGGAAGGCGGCGTGTTCGAGAACGCCGTCCAGCAGTCCCGGGTCGAAGAGCTCATGGGCGCTGCCAAGCAGTTCCGCGCGACCCTGTAG
- a CDS encoding carbohydrate ABC transporter permease, with amino-acid sequence MKFQHGMVAPLVALFVGVVGFPLGYAAYLSVTDYKLTDRGAPELVGADNYVAAFGDGAFWDAFGTTALYVLVAVGLELIIGLAIALALQKQRWAKDLTRSMLLAPMFITPIAVGLTFRFLLNDQLGAIPAILHGMGLDYDFFGPGKALFTLAFIDVWQWTPFMVLLLLAGLESIPKEPLDAARLDGASGLYVLRRVTLPLLAPVLVVAILLRSLDAMKVFEYVFATTRGGPGTETQTLQYFIYQTGIQFFRLGSASSMAFIVLVLVLAVIVIAFRRMERTKSQ; translated from the coding sequence GTGAAATTCCAACACGGCATGGTCGCCCCCCTTGTCGCACTCTTCGTCGGGGTGGTCGGTTTCCCCCTCGGCTACGCGGCTTACCTGAGCGTCACCGACTACAAGCTCACCGACCGTGGGGCGCCCGAGTTGGTGGGCGCCGACAACTACGTCGCGGCATTCGGTGACGGCGCGTTCTGGGACGCCTTCGGCACCACGGCGCTCTACGTGCTGGTGGCCGTCGGCCTCGAACTGATCATCGGCCTGGCCATCGCGTTGGCACTGCAAAAGCAGCGCTGGGCAAAGGATCTGACCCGGTCCATGCTGCTGGCGCCGATGTTCATCACACCGATCGCGGTGGGACTGACCTTCCGCTTTCTGCTCAACGACCAACTCGGCGCCATTCCGGCGATACTGCACGGAATGGGTCTGGACTATGACTTCTTCGGCCCCGGCAAGGCATTGTTCACCCTGGCGTTCATCGACGTCTGGCAGTGGACACCGTTCATGGTGCTGCTACTGCTGGCCGGCCTGGAATCCATTCCGAAGGAGCCGCTGGATGCCGCCCGACTCGACGGTGCCAGTGGTCTGTACGTGCTGCGACGGGTGACATTGCCACTACTGGCACCGGTCCTGGTGGTCGCGATCCTGCTGCGCAGCCTCGACGCGATGAAGGTGTTCGAGTACGTGTTCGCCACCACCCGTGGCGGGCCCGGCACCGAAACCCAGACACTGCAGTACTTCATCTACCAGACCGGGATTCAGTTCTTCCGGCTCGGTTCGGCGTCCTCGATGGCGTTCATCGTGCTGGTCCTGGTGTTGGCCGTCATCGTGATCGCGTTCCGGCGGATGGAAAGGACGAAATCGCAATGA
- a CDS encoding ABC transporter ATP-binding protein: protein MATVRFSGVNKSYGTTSVVSDLNLELPDGSFTVLVGPSGCGKSTSLRMLAGLETVTSGTISIGDRNVTALQPRDRDIAMVFQNYALYPHLSVRENIAFPLRATKTPRREALTRAETIGESLGLGKLMDRKPKDLSGGQQQRVAIGRAIIREPSVFLFDEPLSNLDAKLRVETRTELLQIQRRLGITSVYVTHDQEEAMTLSDRMVVMRDGQIAQLGTPQEVYARPADTFVATFVGSPKMNLVEGELIDGTVTLPSGFSLSIGAATARGPVTLGVRPDDLVPTVSTLDDAARVTLIENLGPRAIVTIDARGTELTSVVETARLSGISEGARVDLAARPGSAHLFDTQSGQRLVGSDNE, encoded by the coding sequence ATGGCTACCGTCCGTTTCTCCGGCGTCAACAAGTCCTACGGAACCACTTCCGTGGTCAGCGACCTCAATCTGGAACTTCCCGACGGGTCCTTCACGGTGCTCGTCGGTCCGTCCGGATGCGGCAAATCCACCTCGCTGAGGATGCTGGCGGGGCTGGAGACCGTCACGTCCGGCACCATCAGCATCGGTGACCGCAACGTCACGGCTCTACAACCGCGGGACCGTGACATCGCCATGGTGTTCCAGAACTATGCGCTGTATCCACATCTGTCGGTGCGGGAAAACATCGCGTTCCCCCTTCGGGCGACGAAAACACCACGGCGCGAAGCGCTCACCCGCGCGGAGACCATCGGTGAGTCACTGGGGCTGGGCAAGCTGATGGACCGCAAGCCCAAAGACCTCAGCGGCGGGCAGCAGCAGCGGGTGGCGATCGGGCGGGCGATCATCCGCGAGCCGTCGGTGTTCCTGTTCGACGAACCTCTGAGCAATCTCGACGCCAAGCTGCGGGTCGAGACCAGAACCGAACTGCTGCAGATCCAGCGACGCCTGGGCATCACCTCGGTCTATGTCACCCACGACCAGGAGGAGGCGATGACGCTGTCGGACCGCATGGTCGTCATGCGCGACGGGCAGATCGCCCAGCTGGGCACACCCCAGGAGGTGTACGCCCGCCCGGCTGATACCTTCGTCGCGACGTTCGTCGGCAGCCCGAAGATGAACTTGGTCGAGGGTGAACTGATCGACGGAACTGTCACGCTGCCAAGCGGTTTCAGCCTGTCGATCGGAGCGGCGACGGCTCGTGGCCCGGTGACCCTGGGCGTGCGCCCCGATGATCTGGTGCCCACCGTGTCCACCCTCGACGACGCCGCACGCGTCACCTTGATCGAGAACCTCGGGCCTCGGGCGATCGTCACCATCGATGCCCGCGGCACCGAGCTCACCAGCGTCGTGGAGACCGCGCGACTGTCCGGTATCAGCGAGGGCGCCCGCGTCGACCTCGCGGCACGGCCAGGCTCCGCGCATCTCTTCGACACCCAATCAGGCCAACGTCTCGTTGGCTCCGACAACGAATAG
- a CDS encoding DeoR/GlpR family DNA-binding transcription regulator, producing MSSDVRTRRDRIEQLVRTAREIGYAELAAEFEVSEMTIRRDVEALETLGVLRRVMGGVIAVQGKDNEPSFATRMADAAQEKNHIADMVADLIGPKETLILDSGSTALAVAHSLRGRGLGLTVVTPSIMAALALVDEPDTSVVLTGGELRSGELSLIGPSAEDTLSHYNCDTYVMGVAGIDGERGISDYHQAESRVKRAASSRADRVIVAADKSKLGRVTFVSIAALSQIDAIVTDGPSDHPTLVAARGAGVEVICVVGQSVPAPAADTHTDREPT from the coding sequence GTGAGTTCCGACGTGCGGACTCGCCGTGACCGGATCGAGCAGCTGGTGCGCACCGCCCGCGAGATCGGATACGCCGAGCTGGCGGCTGAGTTCGAAGTCTCCGAGATGACCATTCGGCGCGACGTCGAGGCGCTGGAGACACTCGGCGTGCTGCGCCGGGTGATGGGTGGCGTGATCGCGGTGCAGGGCAAGGACAACGAGCCCTCGTTCGCGACCCGAATGGCTGACGCCGCGCAGGAGAAAAACCACATCGCCGACATGGTCGCCGACCTGATCGGCCCCAAGGAAACTCTCATCCTCGATTCCGGCAGCACTGCGCTGGCTGTCGCGCACTCGCTGCGGGGACGCGGACTCGGTCTGACGGTGGTGACCCCGAGCATCATGGCCGCGCTGGCACTGGTCGACGAACCCGACACCAGCGTCGTGCTCACCGGTGGTGAACTGCGCTCCGGCGAGCTGAGCCTGATCGGCCCGAGCGCGGAAGACACGCTGTCCCATTACAACTGCGACACCTACGTGATGGGGGTTGCCGGTATCGACGGCGAACGCGGAATCTCCGACTACCACCAGGCCGAAAGCCGGGTCAAACGTGCCGCCAGCAGCCGTGCCGACCGGGTGATCGTGGCCGCGGACAAGAGCAAGCTCGGCCGCGTCACCTTCGTCAGCATCGCCGCCCTGTCGCAGATCGACGCCATCGTCACCGACGGCCCGTCCGACCATCCGACGCTGGTGGCCGCACGCGGTGCCGGCGTCGAGGTCATCTGCGTTGTCGGACAGAGTGTTCCGGCCCCGGCGGCGGACACCCACACAGATAGGGAGCCGACATGA